In the Streptomyces sp. V4I8 genome, GTCACTGTCCGCCCTCCAGGGCATCTTCCACGGTGGCAAGGAGCGCAAAGAGCGTGTGGAGTCCGGCGGCTTTGAGGATCCGCAGGTGCCAGGGCCGGACACAGACCAGGGTCAGCTGGCCGCCGCGTTCGAGGGCCCGACGTCGGGTCCGGCAGAGCAGGCCGAGGGTGGAGCAGTCGAGGAACTCCACCGGCCGCAGGTCCACGATCACGCGGACGCCCGACCGGGTGGTCGCGGCATCGGTATGCGCCTGAATCTCAGGGATGTTGCTCAGGTCGATGATTCCGTGGAACTCGACCACGGTGACACCGCGAAGAACGTAACTGCGCGCGTGCCGGCCCGGGACCGGCAGTTTCCCCGGCATCGGGTGATTCTGGCGCTGCCCCGAAAGCGCATTCGTCTCCTGGGTGCCCATGGCGGTTCCTGACGTGAGACCCCCGCTGGAGGGGAGGGGGGGGAGGCACTGATCTTGGGTGCGGGTGTGTGGGCGGTGGAGATGGTGGTGGGTCGCGGTGCGGCCCCCTCGTCAGACGGCACCCGAGGGCAGCACGCCGCCCGCCGGGAGTCCAGGACGCCTACGGCGCCGCAAGCGGTAAATCCTGGACACCCGTCGAACGGCGCGCTGGGCAGAGCCTGCCGCCCAACGAGGGAACCACCCCGCTCAGCCCGGAACCTTGGCGGCCGCCGAGGATGGGCGATCCTCTGGCACCGTGTCAGTACCCGCGGCTACCGTCGTAATCATGGCCAGCAACAGCGAGTCGCAGTGGCGCCCCCGGCAGCTGCACCCGTCCATCGCGGACGCCCTCCCCGTCCCGGAGAACCCGACGATTCTTCCCGGGGTGACTCCGTCCTGGCCTGGCCACGAATACGGGCCGACCCTAATTCCAGCTCCGGCCCCCAGCACACCCGGGCTTCCAGGAGGCGTCCGCCGGACCCGGGCAGAGCTGGCAGCGCTCCGGGACGACGCCGCACGGCAGTTCCACGTCGGCGAACACGCGCGCGTGCAGCTGGACGAGGACGACGAGTACCGCGTACGGCGCCCGGCGGCCGCCGCCCAGGGAGTGTGGGCCGTCGCCGCCTGGCTGTTGGGAGAGCTGCAGAACGCTCCGATCAGCGGAGAGACCTACGAGTACCCGTACACGAAGCGGGAGGTGGGCAAGGAGAGCGTGCACGCCCGCGACTGCATCGAGGGCAACGACTGGCCCGACCTTGACCGCGACTACGCCGCAGGCGTCGACTACACCGTCGGGTGGGCGTTCTGGCCCGACCAGGAACGGCCCGTGCCGGCGGCCGCCTGACGTACGCACGCGAAGAGGCCCGGACCGATGGTCCGGGCCTCTGTCGTTGTCGTGTTCAGCTGGGCAGTTCGCCCGTCTTCAGCAGGTGCATGT is a window encoding:
- a CDS encoding STAS domain-containing protein; its protein translation is MGTQETNALSGQRQNHPMPGKLPVPGRHARSYVLRGVTVVEFHGIIDLSNIPEIQAHTDAATTRSGVRVIVDLRPVEFLDCSTLGLLCRTRRRALERGGQLTLVCVRPWHLRILKAAGLHTLFALLATVEDALEGGQ